In Leptodesmis sichuanensis A121, the following are encoded in one genomic region:
- a CDS encoding type II toxin-antitoxin system Phd/YefM family antitoxin encodes MHQVDITDAQTQITQLLESALQGEEVIITRNNQPILKLTQILPATKRRQRGSAKGQIWIAPDFDAPLEDFKEYME; translated from the coding sequence ATGCACCAAGTTGATATTACTGATGCTCAGACTCAAATTACTCAACTTCTAGAATCTGCTCTGCAAGGCGAAGAAGTGATTATCACTCGTAATAACCAGCCAATTCTGAAGTTGACTCAGATTCTACCCGCTACCAAACGACGACAACGCGGTAGTGCAAAAGGTCAAATTTGGATAGCTCCAGACTTTGATGCACCCCTCGAAGATTTTAAGGAGTACATGGAATGA
- a CDS encoding DNA methyltransferase, translated as MSQLPTYGPHNPHPLSQMRTELVWEGKYDEYGNRREVDIAGCAMPMQKIESIDEPRRAAAATGQLELFEQQNPRVDDFRNQLIWGDNKLVMASLLQEFKGKVDLIYIDPPFDVGADFSMQVQIGDEQEAIEKEQSTLEMVAYRDIWGKGTDSYLHMLHERLTLISELLSEKGSIFVHCDWHVNYMARTLLDDVFGSERFVNEIVWYYYNKMQGNVNRFAANHDIIFWYSKSPKFTFHTQKEKRDETVRQLKRVWDKEKGKLVNAKGTDGKVIYIETDERTVDDVWRLSMLQPADRTENLGYATQKPETLIDRIIQASSNEGDLVADFFCGSGTTGAVAERLGRRWIMCDLGRFAIHTTRKRMIELQRKLHSEGKPYRAFDVYNLGRYERQWWQKDRLQGADEEHRRVILEFFKAEVLTNPPSPLLHGRKAGAFCHVDGIDSMFTREEAKQVAQAVAQAGGRECYCLAWEFEMDLHLLVNALTQELGVKLKLVQIPREIMEKNRKSPPPFLEVAVLTAEPVYRKATTEVVTTNQARSEDFSPQTRTVDIKLTQFLPSLAEVPTKELEAIKERAIKSGFDFIDFWAVDFNWQPGKPFTHDWQDYRTRKDRSLKTISDAGYTYPAPGKYTACVKVVDTFGCDTSITVEVEV; from the coding sequence ATGTCTCAACTGCCCACCTACGGCCCCCACAACCCGCACCCGCTCTCCCAAATGCGCACGGAATTGGTGTGGGAGGGCAAGTATGACGAATACGGCAACCGGCGGGAGGTGGATATTGCCGGGTGTGCGATGCCGATGCAGAAGATTGAGAGCATTGATGAACCGCGACGGGCAGCGGCGGCGACGGGGCAGTTGGAGTTGTTTGAACAGCAGAATCCCCGTGTGGATGATTTTAGAAATCAGCTGATTTGGGGCGACAACAAGCTGGTGATGGCTTCGCTGTTGCAAGAGTTTAAAGGCAAGGTGGATCTGATTTATATTGACCCGCCGTTTGATGTGGGCGCGGATTTTTCGATGCAGGTGCAGATTGGAGATGAGCAGGAAGCGATTGAAAAAGAGCAATCAACGTTAGAAATGGTTGCTTACCGAGACATTTGGGGAAAAGGGACAGACTCATATCTGCACATGTTGCATGAACGGCTAACCTTAATATCTGAATTACTATCGGAGAAGGGAAGCATATTTGTTCACTGTGACTGGCATGTGAACTATATGGCTCGTACACTTCTTGACGATGTTTTTGGTAGCGAGAGATTTGTAAATGAAATTGTCTGGTACTACTACAATAAAATGCAGGGCAACGTAAATCGTTTTGCCGCAAACCATGACATTATTTTTTGGTATTCCAAATCTCCAAAATTCACGTTTCATACTCAAAAAGAAAAGCGGGATGAAACAGTACGTCAGTTAAAGCGTGTCTGGGATAAGGAGAAAGGAAAGTTAGTTAACGCGAAGGGCACTGACGGCAAGGTAATCTACATTGAAACCGATGAGCGGACTGTTGATGATGTTTGGCGGCTTTCTATGCTTCAGCCAGCAGATCGTACTGAAAATCTTGGTTATGCCACTCAAAAGCCCGAAACCTTGATTGATCGCATCATCCAAGCCTCTTCCAACGAAGGCGATCTGGTTGCCGATTTCTTTTGTGGCAGTGGCACCACCGGGGCAGTTGCCGAGCGGTTGGGGCGCAGGTGGATCATGTGCGACTTGGGGCGGTTTGCCATTCACACCACCCGCAAGCGGATGATTGAGCTTCAGCGCAAGCTGCACAGCGAGGGCAAACCCTATCGCGCCTTTGATGTCTATAACTTGGGACGCTATGAGCGGCAGTGGTGGCAAAAAGATCGTTTGCAGGGGGCGGATGAAGAGCATCGGCGGGTGATTCTGGAGTTTTTCAAAGCCGAGGTGCTGACCAATCCGCCCTCGCCCCTACTGCATGGGCGCAAAGCGGGGGCCTTTTGCCATGTGGATGGCATCGACTCCATGTTTACCCGCGAGGAAGCCAAACAGGTGGCGCAGGCTGTGGCGCAGGCGGGCGGGCGGGAGTGCTATTGCCTTGCCTGGGAGTTTGAGATGGATTTGCATCTGCTGGTGAATGCCTTGACGCAGGAGTTGGGCGTAAAGTTGAAGCTGGTGCAGATTCCCCGCGAGATTATGGAGAAAAACCGCAAATCGCCGCCGCCGTTTTTGGAAGTGGCCGTCCTCACCGCCGAACCCGTCTACCGTAAAGCAACTACTGAAGTCGTTACTACAAACCAGGCTCGTAGTGAGGACTTTAGTCCTCAAACCCGCACCGTAGACATCAAACTCACCCAGTTCCTCCCCTCCTTGGCGGAAGTGCCCACCAAAGAACTGGAAGCCATCAAAGAACGGGCGATCAAAAGTGGCTTTGACTTTATCGACTTCTGGGCCGTGGACTTCAACTGGCAACCGGGCAAACCCTTCACCCACGACTGGCAAGACTATCGCACCCGCAAAGATCGCTCCCTCAAAACCATCAGCGATGCGGGCTACACCTACCCGGCTCCGGGTAAATATACCGCCTGCGTCAAAGTCGTCGATACCTTCGGCTGCGATACCTCGATTACTGTGGAAGTGGAAGTTTAG
- a CDS encoding DUF2283 domain-containing protein, translated as MAEVKVFYDRTGNTLVVWFGNPQDEVEAEETGDEVILMKDQQGQVIGFEKLNFLPPSGSPVRIAFETIAL; from the coding sequence ATGGCAGAGGTAAAAGTATTTTATGACCGCACAGGCAACACCCTTGTCGTTTGGTTTGGTAACCCTCAAGATGAGGTTGAAGCCGAAGAAACGGGCGATGAAGTTATTCTGATGAAGGACCAGCAGGGGCAAGTGATTGGGTTTGAAAAACTTAACTTTTTACCGCCTTCCGGTAGTCCTGTCCGCATTGCCTTTGAAACCATAGCCCTCTAA
- a CDS encoding DUF4258 domain-containing protein, with amino-acid sequence MQNDSTSSPEILFEVATPIDFSVRTTTEYWQFIVTIKHPAMLDRLVDVQNTLSNPDEIRLSKNDSQVYLFYRDDGTKRWVCAVARRLNGEGFLITAYRTSAIKEGESIWQR; translated from the coding sequence ATGCAGAATGATTCGACTTCCAGCCCTGAAATTCTATTTGAAGTCGCTACCCCGATCGATTTTTCCGTTCGCACAACGACTGAGTATTGGCAGTTTATTGTCACAATCAAGCATCCAGCCATGCTCGACCGTCTAGTCGATGTTCAAAACACTTTGAGCAATCCAGACGAAATTCGTCTGAGTAAAAATGACTCTCAGGTTTACTTGTTTTACCGTGATGATGGTACGAAGCGTTGGGTCTGTGCTGTAGCGAGGCGCTTAAATGGAGAAGGGTTTCTAATCACAGCCTACCGAACCAGTGCAATTAAAGAAGGAGAGTCGATATGGCAGAGGTAA
- a CDS encoding DUF4926 domain-containing protein, with product MTLANLDTVANIKPIARDRLTLVEPEYQSIQQLPIGQVGTIVEIYPGESPRYLVEFADLQGREYAMAVLQPTEVLALHYDLSLAS from the coding sequence ATGACACTAGCAAACTTGGATACCGTTGCCAATATAAAACCGATCGCCCGCGATCGCCTCACTTTGGTTGAACCTGAATACCAGTCCATCCAACAGCTACCGATCGGGCAGGTGGGCACTATTGTTGAGATCTACCCTGGTGAGTCGCCCCGTTACCTAGTGGAATTTGCCGATCTCCAAGGACGTGAATATGCAATGGCAGTGCTTCAACCCACTGAAGTTCTTGCTCTGCACTATGACTTAAGCCTTGCTAGCTAA
- a CDS encoding DUF6883 domain-containing protein, giving the protein MKLPNGEFAIVPMEKLTDYCLNPNHSSGKHKARVFASALGITAENADDLRELIMKAAFEGEVIQQDNTEFG; this is encoded by the coding sequence ATGAAGCTGCCGAATGGAGAATTTGCCATCGTTCCTATGGAAAAGTTAACAGATTACTGTCTAAACCCAAATCATTCGTCAGGCAAACATAAGGCGAGGGTCTTTGCTTCAGCGTTAGGAATCACAGCAGAGAATGCCGATGATTTGCGAGAATTGATTATGAAGGCAGCTTTTGAAGGGGAGGTGATTCAGCAAGATAACACTGAGTTTGGTTAA
- a CDS encoding DUF29 domain-containing protein, producing the protein MEPQVKAKPTSLYNADYQLWLEHTAAQLKARDFGNLDLENLIEEIESLGRSEKHTVSSYLMRLCEHLLKIKYWEAERAMCLRGWKREVINFRLQIQEELETSPSLKSFLQDVFTKQYKNGRKLFLNASELDARLIPEEPDFTLEQALDEDWLPWQPE; encoded by the coding sequence ATGGAACCTCAAGTTAAAGCTAAACCCACGTCGCTATACAATGCGGACTACCAACTTTGGTTGGAGCATACCGCTGCTCAATTGAAAGCACGGGATTTTGGTAACCTTGACCTAGAAAATTTAATTGAGGAGATTGAGAGCTTGGGCAGGAGTGAAAAACACACGGTTTCAAGTTATTTAATGCGGCTGTGTGAGCATCTCCTCAAAATCAAATACTGGGAAGCTGAGCGAGCAATGTGCCTGCGCGGTTGGAAGCGGGAGGTCATTAACTTTAGATTACAAATTCAGGAAGAGTTGGAGACAAGCCCTAGCTTGAAGTCATTTTTGCAGGATGTTTTCACCAAGCAATACAAAAATGGTAGAAAACTATTTCTCAACGCGAGCGAGTTGGATGCGCGTTTGATTCCTGAAGAGCCTGATTTCACCCTGGAGCAAGCCCTGGATGAAGATTGGCTCCCCTGGCAACCAGAATAG